A stretch of the Leopardus geoffroyi isolate Oge1 chromosome B2, O.geoffroyi_Oge1_pat1.0, whole genome shotgun sequence genome encodes the following:
- the LOC123608975 gene encoding 60S acidic ribosomal protein P1-like encodes MAQPLSSAAAKVLGPTEEASLYPAAPNLPTSAFVWELEGIYSGLTVQDDEVSVKEDEINALIKTVGVNVESFWPGLFAKALAHVNIVNIRSFVRKVGAGGSVPAAGPAPSTTAAPTEEKKVEAKEEESEESDDDVGFSLLTKSLL; translated from the coding sequence atgGCTCAGCCCCTTTCCTCAGCTGCTGCTAAAGTGCTTGGTCCGACTGAGGAAGCTTCACTTTATCCAGCAGCGCCCAATCTCCCCACCTCCGCCTTTGTCTGGGAGCTCGAGGGCATCTACTCGGGTCTCACGGTGCAGGATGATGAGGTGTCGGTCAAGGAGGATGAGATCAATGCTCTCATTAAAACAGTGGGTGTAAATGTTGAATCTTTCTGGCCAGGCTTGTTTGCAAAGGCCCTGGCCCACGTCAACATCGTCAACATCAGGAGCTTTGTCCGTAAGGTGGGGGCTGGTGGTTCTGTCCCAGCAGCTGggcctgccccctccaccactgCTGCCCCAACTGAGGAGAAGAAAGtggaagcaaaggaagaagaatcAGAGGAGTCTGATGATGATGTTGGCTTTAGTCTTTTGACTAAATCTCTTCTTTAA